Proteins encoded together in one Acidiferrobacterales bacterium window:
- a CDS encoding DUF1329 domain-containing protein, with amino-acid sequence MNKFAIKSVAVLLIACFSASVNAELTPDQINRLGQDLTPLGAERAGNADETIPEWTGGIVAPPEGYQVGEHHRDPFPDDEILFVIDSNNIEEYREYLSAGHQAMLETYPSFHINVYPTRRSASVPQRIYDATRSTAATATLEDDGNGVGNAVIGIPFPIPENGLEVIWNHLLRYRGETVSCMLGQAAVTTGGDYTIVKTQVEAELRYSLPEMTVADLNNIMIYTKHKVVAPTRLAGGILLVHETMNQVIEPRKAWAYNPGQRRVRRAPNVGYDNPGSTSDGLRTSDQFDMFNGATDRYNWTLIGKRELYVPYNSYRLHSDQLKFTDILTQLHVNPEHLRYELHRVWVVEATLKEGASHVYKRRTFYIDEDSWQVLLSDIYDTRDQLWRVSEAHVINYYEKPLIWATLEVHSDLQARRYLAQGLDNEFPMCTWDEDSKKRDYTLSALRREGRR; translated from the coding sequence ATGAATAAGTTCGCAATAAAATCAGTTGCTGTTCTTTTGATTGCTTGTTTCTCCGCATCAGTTAATGCGGAACTGACACCCGATCAAATCAACCGGCTTGGCCAAGACCTTACTCCACTTGGCGCAGAACGCGCTGGCAATGCAGACGAAACCATACCTGAATGGACGGGTGGCATCGTAGCGCCGCCTGAGGGCTATCAGGTTGGTGAGCATCATCGTGATCCGTTCCCGGACGATGAGATTCTATTCGTAATCGATTCAAACAATATCGAAGAGTACCGCGAATATCTGTCTGCCGGGCACCAGGCAATGCTTGAAACCTACCCAAGTTTCCACATCAATGTCTATCCGACACGACGAAGTGCTTCTGTACCACAGCGAATTTATGACGCCACGCGCAGTACCGCTGCAACTGCAACGCTGGAAGACGATGGTAATGGCGTCGGCAATGCCGTCATTGGCATTCCGTTTCCAATACCTGAGAACGGGCTTGAAGTGATATGGAACCACCTGCTTCGCTACCGCGGTGAAACGGTCTCATGCATGCTGGGACAGGCTGCTGTGACGACAGGAGGTGACTATACCATTGTAAAGACTCAGGTTGAAGCAGAGTTAAGGTACTCTTTGCCTGAAATGACAGTCGCTGACCTCAACAACATCATGATATATACCAAGCACAAAGTAGTCGCTCCAACGCGTCTCGCTGGTGGCATTCTGTTAGTGCATGAAACGATGAACCAGGTCATCGAACCCCGCAAGGCCTGGGCTTACAATCCAGGTCAGCGCCGGGTAAGGCGTGCACCAAATGTCGGCTACGATAATCCGGGTTCAACGTCAGATGGATTGCGAACTTCTGATCAGTTTGACATGTTCAACGGTGCAACTGACCGCTATAACTGGACGCTGATTGGAAAGCGCGAATTGTATGTACCCTACAATTCATATCGCTTACACAGCGACCAGTTAAAATTTACTGATATTCTTACGCAGCTTCATGTCAACCCAGAACATTTACGCTATGAACTGCATCGCGTCTGGGTCGTCGAAGCAACACTAAAGGAAGGCGCAAGTCACGTCTACAAGCGGCGTACGTTTTATATTGATGAGGACTCATGGCAAGTATTGTTGAGTGATATCTATGACACACGCGATCAGTTGTGGCGTGTATCAGAAGCTCATGTCATTAATTACTATGAGAAACCATTAATTTGGGCTACATTGGAAGTTCATTCTGATTTGCAGGCACGTCGCTACCTGGCACAAGGCCTTGATAATGAGTTTCCAATGTGCACATGGGATGAAGATTCAAAAAAAAGAGACTACACTCTTTCAGCACTCCGTCGGGAGGGACGTAGATAA
- a CDS encoding YCF48-related protein has translation MLIGLCLIVFEHADAEVAASHPARLSAQSLLLDVTFTGKRVIAVGQRGHILVSDDLGLSWTQVQSPVNVLLSAVKMLDEDTGFAVGHDAVILRTKDAGNSWQLMHYAPHEERPLLDVWFTDSMQGFAIGSFGFFLSTEDGGESWQPKTISEDDYHLNAVAADINPILYIGAEAGVAYRSDDAGKNFSEVDSPYSGSWFGVLAIPPDTVYLCGLRGGLYRSDDGGQSWRQINTGTTATLTGIARFTNGGVVVTGLDGTLLISFDGGQTFTLRQFPDRLGISAAEVLPDNKLVLVGMFGVRYLESSEWMTEPLQIQN, from the coding sequence TTGCTGATAGGACTATGCTTAATTGTTTTTGAACATGCCGATGCTGAGGTCGCAGCATCCCACCCAGCAAGACTTTCAGCACAATCGTTGCTTCTCGACGTAACTTTTACGGGAAAAAGGGTTATCGCAGTCGGTCAACGCGGCCACATTTTAGTGTCTGACGATTTAGGTCTTAGTTGGACGCAGGTACAGTCACCTGTCAACGTTCTTTTGTCTGCAGTTAAGATGCTCGACGAAGACACTGGTTTTGCCGTGGGACACGATGCAGTCATTTTGCGGACCAAAGATGCAGGCAACTCCTGGCAATTGATGCACTATGCTCCTCATGAAGAGCGCCCGCTGCTAGATGTGTGGTTTACTGATTCAATGCAAGGATTTGCAATCGGCTCATTTGGCTTTTTTTTGTCAACCGAAGACGGTGGTGAGAGCTGGCAGCCAAAAACGATCAGCGAAGATGATTATCACTTGAATGCTGTCGCCGCGGACATCAATCCTATCCTGTATATTGGAGCTGAAGCCGGAGTAGCCTATCGGTCAGATGATGCCGGTAAAAACTTCAGTGAGGTCGATTCGCCCTACTCCGGATCTTGGTTTGGAGTTTTGGCAATACCACCGGATACAGTCTATTTATGCGGCCTTCGAGGCGGATTGTATCGATCTGACGATGGCGGTCAATCCTGGCGGCAAATCAATACCGGAACCACTGCAACACTAACCGGAATTGCACGATTTACAAATGGCGGGGTAGTCGTTACAGGGCTTGATGGGACGTTGCTGATCAGCTTTGATGGCGGCCAAACCTTTACATTGAGGCAGTTTCCAGACAGGCTCGGAATATCAGCGGCGGAAGTGCTGCCTGATAACAAACTGGTTCTGGTCGGGATGTTTGGTGTTCGATATCTGGAAAGCAGCGAATGGATGACTGAACCGCTGCAAATACAGAATTGA